One Solanum lycopersicum chromosome 4, SLM_r2.1 DNA window includes the following coding sequences:
- the LOC138347837 gene encoding uncharacterized protein, whose protein sequence is MGLCKAQIDTLLRVLSVLEGFSQGGGATTTPYDSRTREGAQTQEQQQAPVVQDAVGQLPVDPAVQNDVAPAVGGQVASMVVFTEDEQRRYERFRKMDPPQFQGGKSEDAHEFLTTCRELLEVVGLAESHGVRYATLQLRGPARDWWRTYSGCLPVGSPPVT, encoded by the exons ATGGGCCTTTGCAAGGCCCAAATA GATAcgctattgagggtgttaagtgtgctagagggcttttctcagggtggtggaGCGACTACCACACCAtatgactctcgtactagagagggggctcagacccaagagcagcaacaagctccagttgttcaggatgcggtggggcaactaccagtagatcccgcggttcagaatgatgttgcaccagcagttgggggtcaagttgcatcgatggttgtTTTCACAGAGGATGAGCAacgtaggtatgagagatttcgaaagatggacccacctcagtttcagggtgggaagagcgaggacgctcatgagtttctaactacctgccgagagttactagaggtggttggattggctgagtcacatggggttcgatatgctacactccagcttcgtggaccagcgagagactggtggaggacttattcgggatgtttgccagttggatctcctccagtgacttga
- the LOC101255681 gene encoding TGACG-sequence-specific DNA-binding protein TGA-1A isoform X3, protein MIDLSIGCFGNRGSVQMNSSTYTQFVASRRMGICEPIHQIGMWDDFNASCPSTSTTMILEVEKCLEDQIPMMDKRLDIETEDTSHGTVGTSNRYEAETSKPIEKVLRRLAQNREAARKSRLRKKAYVQQLENSKLKLIQLEQELDRARKQGLYVGAGLDASQLSYSGTASSGTAVFDTEYGQWVEEQNRQTNDLRNALHHSQISEAELRIIVDGCLNHYYELFRVKATAAKADVLYIMSGMWKTSAERFFMWIGGFRPSELLKVLTPHLELLTEQQLREVCNLRQSCQQAEDALSQGMVKLHQILAEAVAAGQLGEGNYSLPQMGPAIEKLEALVRQIISGKKHFNRCPAS, encoded by the exons atgATTGATTTGAGCATAGGTTGTTTTGGAAATCGAGGA TCTGTACAAATGAATTCTTCAACATACACTCAGTTTGTTGCCTCGAGAAGGATGGGCATATGTGAGCCGATCCATCAAATTGGCATGTGGGATGATTTCAATGCTAGTTGTCCGAGTACATCGACAACCATGATTCTAGAAGTTGAGAAATGCCTAGAGGACCAGATACCGATGATGGACAAAAGATTAGACATTGAG ACAGAAGATACTTCGCATGGAACAGTAGGGACTTCTAATAGATATGAAGCGGAAACAAGTAAACCCATCGAGAAG GTACTTAGACGTCTTGCTCAAAACCGTGAGGCTGCTCGTAAAAGCCGTTTGCGGAAGAAG GCCTATGTTCAGCAGTTAGAAAATAGTAAATTGAAGCTGATTCAATTGGAACAAGAACTAGATCGGGCCAGAAAACAG GGTCTGTATGTAGGTGCTGGTTTAGATGCTAGCCAGCTAAGTTACTCTGGAACTGCTAGCTCAG GAACTGCTGTATTTGATACGGAGTATGGTCAGTGGGTGGAAGAGCAAAATAGACAAACAAATGATTTAAGGAATGCTCTGCATCATTCTCAAATTAGTGAAGCGGAATTACGCATTATCGTTGATGGTTGCCTGAACCACTACTATGAGCTCTTCCGCGTCAAGGCTACGGCTGCTAAAGCTGATGTCCTATATATCATGTCTGGCATGTGGAAGACATCAGCAGAACGCTTTTTTATGTGGATTGGGGGGTTTCGGCCATCCGAGCTTCTAAAG gtACTCACACCACATCTTGAGCTCTTGACAGAACAACAACTCCGGGAGGTTTGTAACCTCAGGCAATCGTGTCAGCAAGCAGAAGATGCCTTATCACAAGGAATGGTAAAACTTCATCAGATTCTCGCTGAGGCTGTTGCAGCTGGTCAATTAGGTGAAGGGAATTACTCTCTTCCGCAGATGGGGCCTGCCATCGAGAAGTTGGAAGCTCTTGTTAG GCAGATCATCTCCGGCAAGAAACACTTCAACAGATGTCCCGCATCCTGA
- the LOC101255681 gene encoding TGACG-sequence-specific DNA-binding protein TGA-1A isoform X1 — MIDLSIGCFGNRGSVQMNSSTYTQFVASRRMGICEPIHQIGMWDDFNASCPSTSTTMILEVEKCLEDQIPMMDKRLDIETEDTSHGTVGTSNRYEAETSKPIEKVLRRLAQNREAARKSRLRKKAYVQQLENSKLKLIQLEQELDRARKQGLYVGAGLDASQLSYSGTASSGTAVFDTEYGQWVEEQNRQTNDLRNALHHSQISEAELRIIVDGCLNHYYELFRVKATAAKADVLYIMSGMWKTSAERFFMWIGGFRPSELLKVLTPHLELLTEQQLREVCNLRQSCQQAEDALSQGMVKLHQILAEAVAAGQLGEGNYSLPQMGPAIEKLEALVRFVNQADHLRQETLQQMSRILNTLQAAQGLLALGEYFERLRVLSSHWATRLHEPA; from the exons atgATTGATTTGAGCATAGGTTGTTTTGGAAATCGAGGA TCTGTACAAATGAATTCTTCAACATACACTCAGTTTGTTGCCTCGAGAAGGATGGGCATATGTGAGCCGATCCATCAAATTGGCATGTGGGATGATTTCAATGCTAGTTGTCCGAGTACATCGACAACCATGATTCTAGAAGTTGAGAAATGCCTAGAGGACCAGATACCGATGATGGACAAAAGATTAGACATTGAG ACAGAAGATACTTCGCATGGAACAGTAGGGACTTCTAATAGATATGAAGCGGAAACAAGTAAACCCATCGAGAAG GTACTTAGACGTCTTGCTCAAAACCGTGAGGCTGCTCGTAAAAGCCGTTTGCGGAAGAAG GCCTATGTTCAGCAGTTAGAAAATAGTAAATTGAAGCTGATTCAATTGGAACAAGAACTAGATCGGGCCAGAAAACAG GGTCTGTATGTAGGTGCTGGTTTAGATGCTAGCCAGCTAAGTTACTCTGGAACTGCTAGCTCAG GAACTGCTGTATTTGATACGGAGTATGGTCAGTGGGTGGAAGAGCAAAATAGACAAACAAATGATTTAAGGAATGCTCTGCATCATTCTCAAATTAGTGAAGCGGAATTACGCATTATCGTTGATGGTTGCCTGAACCACTACTATGAGCTCTTCCGCGTCAAGGCTACGGCTGCTAAAGCTGATGTCCTATATATCATGTCTGGCATGTGGAAGACATCAGCAGAACGCTTTTTTATGTGGATTGGGGGGTTTCGGCCATCCGAGCTTCTAAAG gtACTCACACCACATCTTGAGCTCTTGACAGAACAACAACTCCGGGAGGTTTGTAACCTCAGGCAATCGTGTCAGCAAGCAGAAGATGCCTTATCACAAGGAATGGTAAAACTTCATCAGATTCTCGCTGAGGCTGTTGCAGCTGGTCAATTAGGTGAAGGGAATTACTCTCTTCCGCAGATGGGGCCTGCCATCGAGAAGTTGGAAGCTCTTGTTAGGTTCGTAAATCAG GCAGATCATCTCCGGCAAGAAACACTTCAACAGATGTCCCGCATCCTGAATACGCTCCAAGCAGCTCAGGGCTTACTCGCCTTGGGGGAGTACTTTGAACGGCTTCGTGTTCTAAGCTCACACTGGGCTACTCGTCTTCATGAGCCGGCCTAA
- the LOC101255681 gene encoding TGACG-sequence-specific DNA-binding protein TGA-1A isoform X2 codes for MNSSTYTQFVASRRMGICEPIHQIGMWDDFNASCPSTSTTMILEVEKCLEDQIPMMDKRLDIETEDTSHGTVGTSNRYEAETSKPIEKVLRRLAQNREAARKSRLRKKAYVQQLENSKLKLIQLEQELDRARKQGLYVGAGLDASQLSYSGTASSGTAVFDTEYGQWVEEQNRQTNDLRNALHHSQISEAELRIIVDGCLNHYYELFRVKATAAKADVLYIMSGMWKTSAERFFMWIGGFRPSELLKVLTPHLELLTEQQLREVCNLRQSCQQAEDALSQGMVKLHQILAEAVAAGQLGEGNYSLPQMGPAIEKLEALVRFVNQADHLRQETLQQMSRILNTLQAAQGLLALGEYFERLRVLSSHWATRLHEPA; via the exons ATGAATTCTTCAACATACACTCAGTTTGTTGCCTCGAGAAGGATGGGCATATGTGAGCCGATCCATCAAATTGGCATGTGGGATGATTTCAATGCTAGTTGTCCGAGTACATCGACAACCATGATTCTAGAAGTTGAGAAATGCCTAGAGGACCAGATACCGATGATGGACAAAAGATTAGACATTGAG ACAGAAGATACTTCGCATGGAACAGTAGGGACTTCTAATAGATATGAAGCGGAAACAAGTAAACCCATCGAGAAG GTACTTAGACGTCTTGCTCAAAACCGTGAGGCTGCTCGTAAAAGCCGTTTGCGGAAGAAG GCCTATGTTCAGCAGTTAGAAAATAGTAAATTGAAGCTGATTCAATTGGAACAAGAACTAGATCGGGCCAGAAAACAG GGTCTGTATGTAGGTGCTGGTTTAGATGCTAGCCAGCTAAGTTACTCTGGAACTGCTAGCTCAG GAACTGCTGTATTTGATACGGAGTATGGTCAGTGGGTGGAAGAGCAAAATAGACAAACAAATGATTTAAGGAATGCTCTGCATCATTCTCAAATTAGTGAAGCGGAATTACGCATTATCGTTGATGGTTGCCTGAACCACTACTATGAGCTCTTCCGCGTCAAGGCTACGGCTGCTAAAGCTGATGTCCTATATATCATGTCTGGCATGTGGAAGACATCAGCAGAACGCTTTTTTATGTGGATTGGGGGGTTTCGGCCATCCGAGCTTCTAAAG gtACTCACACCACATCTTGAGCTCTTGACAGAACAACAACTCCGGGAGGTTTGTAACCTCAGGCAATCGTGTCAGCAAGCAGAAGATGCCTTATCACAAGGAATGGTAAAACTTCATCAGATTCTCGCTGAGGCTGTTGCAGCTGGTCAATTAGGTGAAGGGAATTACTCTCTTCCGCAGATGGGGCCTGCCATCGAGAAGTTGGAAGCTCTTGTTAGGTTCGTAAATCAG GCAGATCATCTCCGGCAAGAAACACTTCAACAGATGTCCCGCATCCTGAATACGCTCCAAGCAGCTCAGGGCTTACTCGCCTTGGGGGAGTACTTTGAACGGCTTCGTGTTCTAAGCTCACACTGGGCTACTCGTCTTCATGAGCCGGCCTAA
- the LOC101255681 gene encoding TGACG-sequence-specific DNA-binding protein TGA-1A isoform X4: MNSSTYTQFVASRRMGICEPIHQIGMWDDFNASCPSTSTTMILEVEKCLEDQIPMMDKRLDIETEDTSHGTVGTSNRYEAETSKPIEKVLRRLAQNREAARKSRLRKKAYVQQLENSKLKLIQLEQELDRARKQGLYVGAGLDASQLSYSGTASSGTAVFDTEYGQWVEEQNRQTNDLRNALHHSQISEAELRIIVDGCLNHYYELFRVKATAAKADVLYIMSGMWKTSAERFFMWIGGFRPSELLKVLTPHLELLTEQQLREVCNLRQSCQQAEDALSQGMVKLHQILAEAVAAGQLGEGNYSLPQMGPAIEKLEALVRQIISGKKHFNRCPAS, encoded by the exons ATGAATTCTTCAACATACACTCAGTTTGTTGCCTCGAGAAGGATGGGCATATGTGAGCCGATCCATCAAATTGGCATGTGGGATGATTTCAATGCTAGTTGTCCGAGTACATCGACAACCATGATTCTAGAAGTTGAGAAATGCCTAGAGGACCAGATACCGATGATGGACAAAAGATTAGACATTGAG ACAGAAGATACTTCGCATGGAACAGTAGGGACTTCTAATAGATATGAAGCGGAAACAAGTAAACCCATCGAGAAG GTACTTAGACGTCTTGCTCAAAACCGTGAGGCTGCTCGTAAAAGCCGTTTGCGGAAGAAG GCCTATGTTCAGCAGTTAGAAAATAGTAAATTGAAGCTGATTCAATTGGAACAAGAACTAGATCGGGCCAGAAAACAG GGTCTGTATGTAGGTGCTGGTTTAGATGCTAGCCAGCTAAGTTACTCTGGAACTGCTAGCTCAG GAACTGCTGTATTTGATACGGAGTATGGTCAGTGGGTGGAAGAGCAAAATAGACAAACAAATGATTTAAGGAATGCTCTGCATCATTCTCAAATTAGTGAAGCGGAATTACGCATTATCGTTGATGGTTGCCTGAACCACTACTATGAGCTCTTCCGCGTCAAGGCTACGGCTGCTAAAGCTGATGTCCTATATATCATGTCTGGCATGTGGAAGACATCAGCAGAACGCTTTTTTATGTGGATTGGGGGGTTTCGGCCATCCGAGCTTCTAAAG gtACTCACACCACATCTTGAGCTCTTGACAGAACAACAACTCCGGGAGGTTTGTAACCTCAGGCAATCGTGTCAGCAAGCAGAAGATGCCTTATCACAAGGAATGGTAAAACTTCATCAGATTCTCGCTGAGGCTGTTGCAGCTGGTCAATTAGGTGAAGGGAATTACTCTCTTCCGCAGATGGGGCCTGCCATCGAGAAGTTGGAAGCTCTTGTTAG GCAGATCATCTCCGGCAAGAAACACTTCAACAGATGTCCCGCATCCTGA
- the LOC101244275 gene encoding cytochrome P450 71AU50-like, whose amino-acid sequence MDDEFNERGFKDVIQEALIIAATPNIGDFFPFLDKFDFQGLIPRTKKLAKVFDEFLERVIDEHVQNSKEEKQTKDIVDTMMNIMQSGEAEFEFDRRHIKAILLDLLIASIDTSATSIDWIFSELVRHPKVMKKLQKELEQVVGMNRIVEESDLEKLKYLDMIIKEGFRLHPIAPLLIPHESIKDCIIDGFNITRGSRILVNTWAIGRDPEVWPEPEKFMPERFVGSDIDLRGRDFQLLPFSSGRRSCPGLQLGLIVVRLVIAQLVHCFDWKLPNDMMPNDLDMTEKFGLVVSRAQHLVAIPTYRLHV is encoded by the exons ATGGATGATGAATTTAATGAAAGGGGTTTTAAAGATGTTATTCAAGAGGCTTTGATTATAGCCGCAACACCAAATATTGgtgatttttttccttttctagatAAGTTTGATTTTCAAGGATTAATTCCTCGTACGAAGAAATTGGCAAAggtatttgatgaatttttagaGAGAGTTATTGATGAACATGTTCAAAATTCCAAAGAGGAGAAACAAACTAAGGATATTGTTGATACTATGATGAATATCATGCAATCTGGTGAAGCTGAATTCGAATTCGATCGTCGTCATATCAAGGCTATTTTATtg GACTTGTTAATAGCTTCTATAGACACCTCAGCAACATCAATTGATTGGATTTTCTCTGAACTTGTAAGGCACCCAAAAGTAATGAAGAAATTACAAAAGGAGTTGGAACAAGTAGTTGGAATGAATAGAATTGTGGAAGAATCAgacttagaaaaattaaaatacttagACATGATCATCAAAGAAGGGTTTAGGCTTCACCCTATTGCACCACTACTCATCCCTCATGAATCAATTAAAGATTGCATAATTGATGGCTTTAATATAACTAGAGGTTCAAGAATTCTAGTAAATACCTGGGCAATCGGAAGAGATCCAGAAGTTTGGCCCGAACCTGAGAAGTTCATGCCAGAAAGATTTGTTGGAAGTGATATTGATCTTCGTGGACGTGATTTTCAACTTTTACCATTTAGCTCTGGAAGAAGAAGTTGTCCTGGATTACAGTTAGGGCTTATAGTCGTTCGCTTGGTAATAGCACAATTGGTTCATTGTTTTGATTGGAAGCTACCAAATGATATGATGCCAAATGATCTAGACATGACTGAAAAATTTGGTTTAGTTGTATCTAGAGCTCAACATTTAGTGGCTATTCCTACTTATCGATTGCATGTATAG